A window of Chanodichthys erythropterus isolate Z2021 chromosome 16, ASM2448905v1, whole genome shotgun sequence genomic DNA:
TAAGACATATATTCCATTATTTTTATCAATTATACAAATGAACCACTGAGAATCTTACCAATGAAGAAGTTATCATTgtgatcttcatcttcatccttATAGGTCTCCTTCTTCAGTTTGCTGAAATCCAACTTGATTTCCACACCATCAGCTTTGAAAATACCACAGAGATCTTTGGGTTCCTGAAGCTCCTGCTCGCCCTGGTCTTGCCCCTCCTCAACCCTGCACTTCTTGTGGTCCTCCAAACCCAAATCTTCTTCTGTTACATGTCGTTTACTGATGGTAGTCACCTCATCCACCTGCTCAGACTCACTGCTGAAACAACAGACACATAAAAGTGGGTGAAGACATCAGGTCTCACTAATTATAGCCGTGCTGTTTGTGCctaaaaaaaactgtatgaaTGTTTTCACAATGAAATAATTCGTAAACACTTTTTCTGACTCACAGTTAGTGTTCCAATTCATCTAAAAAGGTGTTTGATAAAGGTTCAGATCTGGGACATGTGTAGGCCAGTCAGTTTCTGAGTAAACCATATATGGACCTCCCCTCATGCACAGAGGCATGGTCATGCCAAGATAGAAAAGGGTTCCCATAAAATTGGAAGCACACAATTCTCTAGAATGCAGTAGGATTGAGGTGTGTAATGATTGGAATAGCCAAACCTCTTACTTAGAAGTGGGGTTTCCACATACTTTTGGTCATGTGGTGTATGACATGGAAACCACACCAGATTTACAACTCACCTTTGTGCTGAGGTCTCAGTTGGTGTAGTAATGTCAGATTTTGAAGGACCCTCAGTAGTCGTCTGGTCCTCCGTACATTCATCCTCCTGATCTTTGAGTATTTCAGTGGCCTTTAGGGGCATCTCCTTAGTCTCTTCTTCTGCTAATTTTTGTGTTTCACCTTGGATCTCCTCTATCTTTGGCTCTGTGTCTTTCATCTCATCTTCCTTCAGCTCCAGATTGACCTCCATCTCTTCTTTTGAGTTCTTCTCTTGTTCAGGTTCAAGCATATTGGCTTCCTCCAGGATAATGTCCTGCAGAATGGGAGTAACCGAGCCATCCTCTGATTTGTGCATGCCATTTTCCTGATGTTGGGATGCTTCAGAGCGTTCTGCATTCTCTTGATTCAGTTTCTGAACCTCTTTAAGCAACAGTGTCTGTTTCCTCAAAGAGACTGTAAAAACTGCAATAAGAACATAATAAAGAAAGAGTGAAAATGGTGTTATGTGTGtcacattattttacttttttttttttttttcctgctgtaTTTACCAGTTGAATCAGGTGGTTTCTTCTTCTGTGTCTTGAGGCCTTTAAAGCTCAGATGAAACTTTCCATCTTTACCTTTGTGGTCTTTTTGCTTTGGAGCAAATGAAAATATAGTAAAGAAATAAGATGAGAGAGTTAGTTTGAagtgaaaatgtatttgtttttatcttcaacaaaataaacttaaaaacGGTAATGTGTACAGAATTTGTGCAATTCTTTCAGGGTCGCTAATAATTTGTGTAAAATGCATGGTTCATGAACCTACAAAGTTAGTACATTTgaagcaaatatttttttaaaataagaaatattttgaTTCAAGATGCTTGAGCTTGTAAGTAGACTCAGGATGTTGGGCTCACATTCCAGAGTCACTTTAGAGTAGTAGATGTAGTTTTCTGTTACAGACACAATATAAATGAGATGGGTTGTTAGGAAGCACAGTTAGTAGTAGATGTAGTTTTCTGTTACAGACACAATATAAGTGAGATGGGTTGTTAGGAAGCACAGTTAGCCTTGGATAGCAAAATGGGATAGCAAAAtgttatatgaaaataaactgtTGGCTTCTCTTCTCGCAGTGATGCAGGAAGCAACTATACAGCTATGAATACAACAAAACACAGTGGGTAAATGAacgataaaattaatttatgatgaaacaatcaataaatatattatttgaaagaatttgaaatgtaacatttatgcACAACATGTCATTTAAACAGTAGTTATAACAGAAGTGTTAGGGCATAAAATTGCTACATGGTCTCACTTGACTGTCATATTAAATACTAATAAGGAAGGCATAAATAGCATGGTTCCCCTAATGTGGCGCCATCAGTTGAAGTCTTTCCCTTACATAGCTTATGTAGGCTGATGATGTGTGGGGTATCTACAATAACACAACACATGGTATGTTGAAGGCCAAACAGGTGAGGGTGGGGGAGTAAGGCAGATGAAATTATAGCCCAACAAACAATTCCAGCTGACTTCATGTACATCATTTACATCGTGAAGACCAATTTAGTCATGTGCTTTAAAGTTAATCTAACTTTAGTGACTGGTATAATGGCCATACAAGTGTCTACATTTTAAAGACCTTTCAAAATGGCACCATACCTTCTATGTCAACTTGAGAAAGCTTCCATGTAATACTTGGAAATGTTTGAATCACAACATTGCTTCTTTCActataatgatgatgatgattatgatgACATTTTCTTCATGGAACACACTTCAAGGAACACACAACAACTATTTTACCTCTTTGTATATAGCCAGACAATTGAGCATTGTCTAGCCTTCTTTACTGGATATTTAACTCACCTTGGTAAGGACAGGCTCACTGTTATTTGAGGATTGGTATTTAGTGATCAGTTTGATTTTACTATCCTTGGATTTGAGGGCTGAAGCTGTTTTGCTTTTTCGAGAAGCTGGCCCTTTGAACATAATATCCATGATTTTTGAAGTTTTCACTGTTTCTCCAATAAAGCTGACAACCTGCTGAATGCTCATCACCAGTCTCTCCATTCCTTCCAGCTTTTGGGTTTGCTGTTCTGAGCGTTGATTTACTGCCAACATGATGCTGTTCATTTCTTGGCACATTTCCTTCATCTCATTGGCTGGTTTTGTATGGATAACTGGAGGAAAATGGATCTCCTCCTTTTCCACTTTCAGAGTTTCTACATCTTTCTCAATTCCATCAATGTCCTGAGACATGCCATCGAGTCGGCTAAGCACTTTTTCCTGGATACTTATGAGTCTGTCCATTTTGCTGCTCAATGACTCAATCCTGACCTGGAGCAGGTCAATACCTGTGCTAGAGTCAGCAGAACTCATGGTAGCATTAAGAATCTCAACTAAAAACAACCAAGGAAAACTTAATAGAGAGTCACCGCTAGTAGATGAAGATAGCTCAGTCTGGGTATTCAAAAAGACATCAATAATCCAACAATAAACCAAGTAGAATATTCAGATGAGATCAAGGCCGGacaaaaacaatacattttaaatcccCCAATAACAAATTGATCGTTCCATCTCTTCTTTACCATTGAACACTCTATGTACCTCTGTAAAGTGGAGGTCACATTAAGAATGGAATGAGCCGGTCTCAGTAAATGTAACTGGTATGGGGGCTTTTACGTCAGCAGTTCCCGGGGAGGGGCTATGTTTGGCTCAGGAATTGCTGTGTGACATCTTAGAAGCTTTGAGTGCTAAAGCCATGTCAGATTCCTCCCTGCCAGGTGTCAAAGGGGCCCCAGGGACACTCGGTTTCCAGAAAGGGCTGCTCAGAAAATGAATGGAAAGAAACTTGAGTGCTGACTTCTCTTTCACCTTGAGAGGTTCGATCAGAGACGTCATGTTATTTAAGATTTCACGTTTATGGAACTTCCCAGAAATTCCAGGGGCTCATATTCTGCAATCTGCAGGAATGAAGCCAGGAGTTGAGGAAGCCAAGAGCACATGAAGAGGTCAATCAAAAAATGATGGGaaaaactgaacaaaattaCAGAGCTCCTAAggggacatggtgatggaaaaaaaatatgagatggaaggtaaaatgcttttgcattctcttGCAAAAGTATTGCGTTCTGAGAaacttttttctctcacaaaAGAGTTCCTCCGAGAAATTTTGCAATCTCTCTCAAAAGTATTGCATTCCTCCAATTACGTTTGCATACATTTGCATTTTCTCTGCTGGTGGGTGGGTCAGAGCACCAAATTTGTATGGAAACCCCAGggttttaaaaaagtaaaagctTACCCATCCACAGTTAAGACAGTTACAGATCAATTTTAACTCCGAGGATGACATATGAAGCCGCTCTCGACCCTAACAAACTCTGCCCCATAATACAGTTCACTTGACCTAGTTGTAGTGTAGTAGTCCCGTGTGTATTTCAAATCAGTGTTCATTTTCTGTATTTCTCAAATGCCAATCTTACCAGACTAAAATGTCTCTTCCCAGAATAGCATGAGAACACTCAGAGGTGTCGCTCCAACACCATAGTCATCGTATCATAGCGACAGGCATCATTTGACCCAATGCCCCCTAATAGATGGCGCCATTGGATATCCGAAAGGctaacaaacacaaataaatttGTAGTCTATGAAGCATACACAAATATGCTGAAATTAACAGATATTTACACAATATTTactcaaaatgtaataaatatttgaaaaaagaaaatatgcaTTGGCCATTGACAAGCCTGTTGTTATTTTGGAACAAATACAACAGTTTTGATAATCAGCCAAGCAGCCACAGTTATTGATAAATTATATTTCCTATGTGTGACTACTCTTTATAGTTCACTTTGCAATTCTCCAGGGTGTATGTTTGAACCAGGGCTGCGCAAGTCTCAAGAGAAGGAGACTTCTGTTGTCTGTTTTCATAATGTACTGGCAGTGGACATCTGACACTGACGGTGCTGTGAAAATGGGATCAAAGTGAGACCTCATTTGCAACAGGGTGTGGATCACCTATCCTTGGACACCAACAGATGACAGAGTAGAAATGCAGACGGCAGTCATTCCATGTTGTCTAAGACAAAATAAACTGTGTAACAAGGCAGCACAAACGTGTTCAAGGACAAATTGAGGAATCAAAATACAATCAATCAACATCTACTTTACAAAAATGATTAGATTAACCTGGAACCTGGAAACATTGTTAGGGCCAACTATCTGACCACTGAATTAAAACGGAAACAAATGTTTAGCATATTTAGTAGATTGACTCCATGATTAAATGACAAACTGCCCATTGAATCATGAGAAAGACAAACATGGCAAGGGATAAAACACCCAcagttttcaaaaatatttattgacaAGTATGATTATTACTGACTTTCAGTTCATGATTCAGAAATGATGTTACATAATTCAAATCTAAATGTTGGTGCTGTCAGGGTACGCAatgtgagtactgtgtgtatAGGCAAGGACACCACTGTTCCAGTGTGAGTTAGATTGACAGCAtttgatatttgatatatttgatATGTCCAGCCCATCAGCATATCCAAGAAAAAGCACATCAGCTATCTTAGCCAGAGTATAAATCTGGACATTCGGAGTCAGAGTAACACAAAACTGCAGAGGACCATACCATTTCAAGACAACAAAACCATTAGGCTGAAGAGTAAACAGGCGCTAACACAAAACCTCTCTTGAGTTTATATTACTAGCAGTTTACAATGAAACCTGATAGATGGGAGGTAATACAGCCATACAGAGAATTAAGCCAAGTCTTACTGTGCAGTGCTGCGGTGAGCAAGTGACGAACACGGCTGTGCTGCTAGTTATGGCAGCATGGAAAAAAAGCTGCACAGCTGCCCAAGCTGACATAAACTACATTCAGGCCATTCATTTACTGATATGAAAGCTAAATAACACATGTTGTGCAGTAATGAATACTCAGCTACATAAATTGAGGCATACTGTGTCACCTCTTGGACAAGATGAGCCAATTTTTTTGAAGCCTGAACTAGTTCAACGAATGGGCTGAAATCGTCCAAGCACAAATTGTTCTTTTGGCAAGATGAAAAGTTGAAGTTGGGTAAATAGATACACACAAGAGGGCTATCGCTACAGGACATTGGAAGCACATTATGACTCTAtgatgggaaaaaaaacaaacaaaaaaaaaaacaatcccaTGCAAACTTGGATTTAAGTATCTGTTTTGTATGTCACCGATTAGACACCATCTATGTTAAATATCTATCTGTTAAAAACCTGATTAAGATGACCATTAAAGTTATTGTACAGAAATTAATTTGGTGTACTGTAAAACAAATAGAATACTGTACACAATAAAACACCAGTTACAATATATTTACAATGAAAGCTTCCCAGGTATTCAAAGGCAGGTGTAGTCCTGAAATACAGATTAAAATAATACTGAACCGATATTTGATCTTAACTTGACACGgacaatttaaaggtgcagtgtgtaaactTTAGCGACATCTAGCAGTGAGGTTGCGAACTGCAACTAATGGCGCACGCCCCTCACACCCCTCCCTTTcggagaagctacggtggctgTCTGGCTGACATGTCATTGTCTGAGAGAGCAGAGAGTAGCTTGTGTGAAGCAGTGAGGTTTCTTCTTAAGCCCGGagcacaccaagccgacggtcagccattgggcagtttttgttcatcgacagactaagttttctcagggtgctttcacacttggttcgattgctCTCCTCTCCCCCTGCCCCCACTGGattgtgttcacattatattatttgggtccgacccgcagttcgtttgcgtcatcaaaccagcagtTGTTTACTCCGTTGCTTAGTAATGACGGCACAGGAGAAGGTGGCAAAAGCATAACATTGCCCTCCtcactttcatatttttgtttttgaaccattGGTTTTGTTCATAAGAGCACTTGCCTCTATCTGCTGCGACTGTAGTACGCTGAAGGTAAGCAGAAATGAGAAAGGCTACACTACAGCTCTTTGCTTGCAGCACGTCAGTCACGCTCGTtgggaaagtgagtgaaacacacgcacaaacacacaattttatcaaataatatgccattaatagcggttcacttcTGCAATTTGGTAtgtttgcattcatatcagaagcGAACCGTTTTTAAGCGGACTCGGGTACGGTTCACGGGTGCGCATTCGAGTTCAGAAGACAGTGTTGATATCATCCAAACGTACCGAACTGTTACGTCAATCAaacccgggtgcgcaccaaaagtgctaatgtgaaagAACCCTCAGTGTTTTCCACACCGTCGGCTAAAGTTTGTCTTCGTCTCCTTTTTTTTCGGCCAATTCGGCGTCTGAGCTtgtctgatcattctgattggctgttcagctactccaacctgctggtacagaaaggcatttcttcttaTGCAGGCGCAGAATGGacatgctacttggccgtcgagTGTTGAGTATCGGTTTGTTGtatcagggcaactttggacctagacgctgccgacgtgagcaaaccccacagtctgctttcgttgCCACTAGTCTGTCGGCTAGTCTGTTTCGGGCtttacttctaacaaagaatggtctctgcttctaataaaccagacgactactactactactttgtGCGTATTCAACATTGTGAggatgcaagctgcctctaaaaacatgaatgatttagaagaacaacaacatagtGATGAAACGCGCTCTGTGGagtgtttgtccatttaggtctgcTGTATAGaaatagaaatggctcattttaaggtaataaaaacataacggttcattatgtaaggtctttatgcaccactgaaaacatagttatgtataatatattgcatttctgtcaatagatcctcccaaattttacacattgcacctttaacaaataaatataatataaattgtgtttatttttggaTATTCCATTTGCCGTGacaacaatatttttgtttatttattgtcaCTGCGAGCAAAATTTGGGTTACTTTTATATGGCCCTCAGATAAATTTTGATGAAATTGTTACATCAGTGCACTCTATACCCAAAACCCATTGCTAAGTTTGACAGTACTTTGTCAATGTCAATTAGCTGATTGTGGTACATGTTAGTTGAGGAGTGGGCATGTTTGGCTAGAAACCGTAGTGTTCCTACACcataaaatattttcagttgttttgtccatacaatgaataTCAgtgtaaaaattaattatacaaCTCCAGTGGTTTAATCTTAGTCTTATGAAGTCATACAATCACTGTTTTATGATAAAAACAGATCAATTTAAGTGGTTATCCACTCTAAAATGTAATATTCACTCTCAAATCCGAATACTAATCTAGCTTATAATTTAAACATGGCATTGTGTACATTGTATCTTACTGGCTCTTATGACAAATTGCTTGTGATCTTCCTTATTTGTAAGTcgttttggataaaagcatctgaatAGCTGTGTTGTCAATCTGAATAGCTGAAAAAGTCACGTGACATGCAAGAACATGGTTTGAATATTTGAAATCAGGTTCTATATACAGTACATGATTTGATCAATTATTTGATGTGATTTGAAAATTTTACTATACTACAATGTGATCATATCGCTTGAGAATATTACACTTTATGCTACCTTTACGTCCTTTTTGATGCTTGAATCTTTTGGAGTTTCAAATTTCATAATATTGgcaaaaagaaaacaagtttaaaccagaatgagggtgagtaaatgtacTGTATGCATATGGAAAGAGAGAAGAACAGTTTGTATGTTGTTTATAATACTTGATTACCAGGAGTTCAAAAGACAGTGAGAGATGGATACATATAAACACTGAGTGTGCATGAATAAAGTGTGATGTCGCGACACCCATTCAGCAGGGGTGCCTTGGCAGGGCAGCCCCCTCCATCCAGACAGAACACTTTGTCCCAGGACATTTAGGGGTGGTTTGCAACCCCCTGGCCCTCAGTTCCAATATCAATTTGCCTGGAAACCATCCAACTTTCCAGTGACAGAACCAAGATATGACACGTGCCCCGAGGATATGTAACATATGAGCTGTACTCAGTGCTAGTGTAGTGCTCTGAAGCTCATGTGGATACAGTACACATACAACCTCTGTATGCTTTTCTACAGTAGAAGAATGGAATTTAAAATCAAATAAGGGGAGAAGAACTGTCTTTGCATATCATCACATCCTTTAAATAGCACAGGAGTTAAATAGCTTGAGCAAATGTTGACTTTTAGTGCCTCAGCACATTTGTGCTGTCATTATATGGagtggacttttttttttcagcagaaAATATCTAACATTTGGATGAAAACCCCCAAGATTTGATGAGTAGCTAATATAAGGACCACAAATGGCTTGTAACTGCTGTGCCTACAAACAGTAtgtaatgattctgaatattatattttattagacTGTTCAGTTATTGCTTCAACAGTCCAGTTtataatagttttattttagcTAAAGCTTAACTAAACCTTTATCTAAACAAAATCTGAAACAGATGCTATGACATAtgaacaacaataaataaaattttactaTTGTGCTCAATCTATATTAAAGTGCACATTGTGCTATTTTAAAGGctcataattttgttttggaggtctcctataacaggtttacatgcatcaagGTCAAAAAagctttaattttctcataatatacattgtacATCACCACATTTTTCAATGATTCTCAAGTGACTCGTCAGATGATTCAGTCTATGGTGTTATTTTGTTGTGAAATGTCGAGAGCACATTATTGTGACGCGAGAGCATATCATTGTAATGTGCAAGCGCAAATCTGTCCGCTCACGCACAGATTTCCTTTGCTCTCTCGCAAACCTGGACGCGCGCTCTCAAATATACAGTGCTCTCTTATGAACTGCCTTTCTTCTTGCTCAGATATATCGTATGCACGCTCAAACTGTTTTCTGCGTGCTCAAACGTCCTGCGCGCTCAAACTGCACATGTGCGCTCACAAATCTCTCCGTGCTCTTGCAGCAATTACTTTGCTTTTGGATTAAACGTTAAAGACGTTAAAGTTACCAACCAATTAGAAGAGACGACTGATCCATGAAAATGCTACGTGTAATCTTATTGGCTGAGAGCGAACTGCGCCTGGAATTCTTTCGACAAAGCTGGATATTTCATTTctttacaatttaataatatttatcaaATGTAACCTAGTCTAACTGCATCACATTACAGCTCAAACCCCAATTtatctaaacaaacaaacaaaaaaaaattttgtaaTAACAATTTATAGTCTATTACATTGTCTAATTTAATACACACTGATTTCAGCAATAAATGACCTTTGAAACTAATGTTATTACACTGTtctgccagtaggtggtgaccactgactgttaaaatgtatttgatgtatcagaatcattaattcaagaaatttgttttaaaacactGGATGAAACATGTcttcattaaagctgcagtccacaacttgttttgtgttaaaaatttacaaaaattatataatgagaatatacaacatgaatccattttccaaaccgtgtttttgtcttatcctgaatcattatggtacacttacaacaagtgtttatattcagactatttcagaccagacTGGTCGGACTCGCCGCAGATTATCAtcactgcgtgactcgccatagacatacacggagaaaagtagctccggctagaatgaTCCTCCACAAGatgcatgcagttctgtttattaaccgctagagggccaaaaatcgtggacagcagctttaatttcACATGATATTGTaatgaattcatttaaattaatacatatttttaataggCTTTATAACAATATACACATTTCTAAATAGACTGCAGTTCATAAGAGAGCACTGTATATTTGAGAGCGCGCGTTCAGTTTTGCGCGAGAGCAGAGGAAATCCGCGCGCGAGTGGACAGATTTGCGCGAGAGCAATGGAAATCCGTGCACGAGCGGACAGATTTGCGCTCGCGCATTACATTGAAATGCTCTCGCATCACAATAATGTGCTCTCGACATTTGACAGTAAAATAACGCCATGTCAGTCTCTCTAAATCCCTCCTTTTCATGAGCCTACTCTGATTggccagatggcccagtctgttgtgactgGTCAACCACTTACAGTGCCTGTCAGAAATAAAATTCCCATTACCATAGCTGAACTTTAGCTCCAGAGGCTTCCTAAATCTTAGCGATTGTACACGCTGTAAAGACAGTAATGATGGTATTGATTTTACCATATCAATCCAATGATGAAACATTGGAAGAACTAGATATTCAACCCGAGCATCCATCACAAGAAGGAGCAGGACATTTCTTTTGAGCTggtttcagtggtttcgtgtgtATGCATATTCCGTGTTtacggatttttttttttttttttagaacggggggtgggggggg
This region includes:
- the mylk4a gene encoding myosin light chain kinase 3 isoform X1, producing MSSADSSTGIDLLQVRIESLSSKMDRLISIQEKVLSRLDGMSQDIDGIEKDVETLKVEKEEIHFPPVIHTKPANEMKEMCQEMNSIMLAVNQRSEQQTQKLEGMERLVMSIQQVVSFIGETVKTSKIMDIMFKGPASRKSKTASALKSKDSKIKLITKYQSSNNSEPVLTKQKDHKGKDGKFHLSFKGLKTQKKKPPDSTVFTVSLRKQTLLLKEVQKLNQENAERSEASQHQENGMHKSEDGSVTPILQDIILEEANMLEPEQEKNSKEEMEVNLELKEDEMKDTEPKIEEIQGETQKLAEEETKEMPLKATEILKDQEDECTEDQTTTEGPSKSDITTPTETSAQSSESEQVDEVTTISKRHVTEEDLGLEDHKKCRVEEGQDQGEQELQEPKDLCGIFKADGVEIKLDFSKLKKETYKDEDEDHNDNFFIDCTPPPPAPFKHRVVSAKPNQINNFYTINRQEVLGGGRFGQVHRCIENSSGLTLAAKIIKARSQKEKDVVKNEIQVMNQLDHANLIQLYAAYEARNDIILVLEYVDGGELFDRIIDENYKLTELDTVMFIRQICEGLRYMHKMYILHLDLKPENILCVSRVTNKIKIIDFGLARKYQPREKLRVNFGTPEFLSPEVVNYDFVSFNTDMWSLGVITYMLLSGLSPFLGDDENETLNNILSCQWNFEEDEFSEVSNEAKDFISKLLVVDKSWRIGATEALRHPWLSDPAVHFRLHQKKNMCRSRRNSCLPPPEN
- the mylk4a gene encoding myosin light chain kinase 2, skeletal/cardiac muscle isoform X2, which codes for MSSADSSTGIDLLQVRIESLSSKMDRLISIQEKVLSRLDGMSQDIDGIEKDVETLKVEKEEIHFPPVIHTKPANEMKEMCQEMNSIMLAVNQRSEQQTQKLEGMERLVMSIQQVVSFIGETVKTSKIMDIMFKGPASRKSKTASALKSKDSKIKLITKYQSSNNSEPVLTKQKDHKGKDGKFHLSFKGLKTQKKKPPDSTVFTVSLRKQTLLLKEVQKLNQENAERSEASQHQENGMHKSEDGSVTPILQDIILEEANMLEPEQEKNSKEEMEVNLELKEDEMKDTEPKIEEIQGETQKLAEEETKEMPLKATEILKDQEDECTEDQTTTEGPSKSDITTPTETSAQSESEQVDEVTTISKRHVTEEDLGLEDHKKCRVEEGQDQGEQELQEPKDLCGIFKADGVEIKLDFSKLKKETYKDEDEDHNDNFFIDCTPPPPAPFKHRVVSAKPNQINNFYTINRQEVLGGGRFGQVHRCIENSSGLTLAAKIIKARSQKEKDVVKNEIQVMNQLDHANLIQLYAAYEARNDIILVLEYVDGGELFDRIIDENYKLTELDTVMFIRQICEGLRYMHKMYILHLDLKPENILCVSRVTNKIKIIDFGLARKYQPREKLRVNFGTPEFLSPEVVNYDFVSFNTDMWSLGVITYMLLSGLSPFLGDDENETLNNILSCQWNFEEDEFSEVSNEAKDFISKLLVVDKSWRIGATEALRHPWLSDPAVHFRLHQKKNMCRSRRNSCLPPPEN